A DNA window from Micromonospora inyonensis contains the following coding sequences:
- a CDS encoding alpha/beta hydrolase: MSGERLRIVRGREWARPVRPARREVLSALPDPEQGRPPLLFVPGFGHGAWAFAEHWLEHTASRGFPAYALSLRGHGGSEPAPEASLRAYAHDVVQVAAELPRQAVLVGHGAGALVVAHALARYPARAGVLVAPVFGGWGTLGAALRRNPVGTLPAFWGGRLRLNQRQLFSPELPGTVARAHLARLGRAGRRAQWRLLFPGALEPAVGRPPVLVLGSPDDRVVPAAALTRTARRYGSAPLLFPGMGHDLMLDARWQEPVDAILDWLVKEPAPAVVPV, from the coding sequence TTGAGTGGGGAGCGGCTGCGGATCGTCCGGGGTCGGGAGTGGGCCCGGCCGGTGCGCCCCGCCCGCCGGGAGGTGCTCAGCGCACTGCCCGACCCGGAGCAGGGGCGGCCGCCGCTGCTCTTCGTCCCGGGTTTCGGTCACGGGGCGTGGGCCTTCGCCGAGCACTGGCTGGAGCACACCGCCTCCCGGGGCTTCCCGGCGTACGCGCTGAGCCTGCGCGGGCACGGTGGCAGCGAACCGGCGCCGGAGGCGTCGCTGCGGGCGTACGCCCACGACGTGGTCCAGGTGGCGGCGGAGCTACCGCGCCAGGCGGTGCTGGTGGGGCACGGCGCGGGGGCCCTGGTGGTGGCGCACGCGCTGGCCCGCTACCCGGCGCGGGCCGGGGTGCTGGTCGCACCGGTCTTCGGTGGCTGGGGCACGCTCGGCGCGGCGCTGCGCCGCAACCCGGTCGGTACGCTCCCCGCCTTCTGGGGCGGCCGGCTGCGGCTCAACCAGCGACAGCTGTTCAGCCCGGAGCTGCCGGGGACGGTCGCCCGGGCTCACCTGGCCCGACTGGGCCGGGCCGGTCGACGTGCCCAGTGGCGGCTGCTCTTCCCCGGAGCGCTCGAACCGGCGGTGGGCCGCCCGCCGGTGCTGGTGCTCGGCAGCCCGGACGACCGGGTCGTCCCGGCGGCGGCACTGACCCGCACCGCCCGCCGGTACGGCTCGGCCCCACTGCTCTTTCCCGGCATGGGGCACGACCTGATGCTGGACGCGCGGTGGCAGGAACCGGTCGACGCGATCCTCGACTGGTTGGTCAAGGAGCCCGCGCCCGCCGTCGTCCCGGTGTGA
- a CDS encoding condensation domain-containing protein, with translation MTESLRRQVPFSGRRFVTAPATCAQRDMWRLIQRAMPDSTFYDQVYPVELRGPGGVDDVIAVLAELVNRYESLRTAFHRDETGALMQRVLRTGSFETDIRWAGSGEDPKTVAATWQQSLRHRSFSLQTGPLFRSLVILSDDVPVLASLGVSHLVADLMSLRLLASELTRLLSARVSGQSAPVPPACRQPVEQAEYERSPRGQQALDRSHAYWRRQLAQAPTTMFPYRRDEPSAPRFYSAAMESKAVAMALPVLADRYRTSTSAVMLSAVALLLGHLAGLPACAIRLLVANRFVPELRAAVANLQQEVLVTLDLTGETFGEVVRATLAASMTAYSNGVYDPDQVGELIRSAGRERGAELSLSCYFNDIRRAREVPGRATAVDAGFVRAAMADTVRRRRLLQGRGGLLHGHRGQGAGLDPGGALHGYPGATAGGDSSVSARRGVWSPAAAASGPESRHRPPPRGSSRSSPPTATATRPNS, from the coding sequence ATGACCGAATCCCTCCGGCGTCAAGTCCCCTTCTCCGGGCGGCGTTTCGTCACCGCGCCGGCCACCTGTGCCCAGCGGGACATGTGGCGGCTGATCCAGCGCGCTATGCCGGACTCGACGTTCTACGACCAGGTCTACCCGGTCGAGCTGCGGGGACCGGGCGGGGTGGACGATGTGATCGCCGTGCTCGCGGAACTGGTGAATCGCTATGAGTCGCTACGCACCGCCTTCCACCGGGACGAGACGGGAGCGCTGATGCAACGGGTGCTGCGGACCGGCTCTTTCGAGACCGACATCCGGTGGGCAGGCTCCGGGGAGGACCCGAAGACCGTGGCCGCCACCTGGCAGCAGAGCCTGCGGCACCGCAGCTTCAGCCTGCAGACGGGTCCGCTGTTCCGGTCCCTGGTCATCCTGTCCGACGACGTCCCGGTGCTGGCCTCCCTGGGCGTCTCGCACCTCGTCGCGGACCTGATGTCGCTGCGCTTGCTGGCCAGCGAACTGACCCGGCTGCTGTCTGCGCGTGTATCGGGACAGTCAGCGCCTGTGCCCCCTGCCTGCCGACAGCCCGTCGAACAGGCTGAGTACGAGCGCTCACCGCGGGGGCAGCAGGCCCTGGACAGGTCGCACGCGTACTGGCGGCGGCAGCTCGCGCAGGCGCCGACCACGATGTTCCCCTACCGCCGCGACGAGCCGTCCGCACCGCGGTTCTACAGCGCGGCCATGGAATCCAAGGCGGTGGCGATGGCACTTCCCGTGCTCGCCGACCGGTACCGGACCAGTACCTCCGCGGTCATGCTGTCCGCGGTGGCCCTGCTGCTCGGCCATCTCGCCGGTCTGCCCGCATGCGCGATCCGGCTGTTGGTCGCCAACCGTTTCGTTCCCGAACTGCGAGCCGCGGTTGCCAATCTGCAGCAGGAGGTCCTGGTCACGCTCGACCTGACGGGGGAGACCTTCGGCGAGGTGGTGCGCGCCACGCTGGCCGCGTCCATGACTGCCTACAGCAACGGTGTGTACGACCCCGACCAGGTCGGAGAGCTGATCCGGTCCGCCGGGAGGGAGCGGGGCGCCGAGCTCTCGCTGTCCTGCTATTTCAACGACATACGGCGGGCACGGGAGGTGCCGGGACGCGCCACGGCCGTGGACGCCGGCTTTGTCCGTGCCGCCATGGCCGACACCGTTCGTCGCCGCAGACTCCTTCAGGGACGCGGAGGACTTCTTCATGGTCATCGAGGACAAGGTGCCGGGCTGGATCCGGGTGGTGCTCTGCACGGATACCCAGGTGCTACTGCCGGAGGAGACTCATCAGTTTCTGCTCGGCGTGGCGTGTGGAGCCCAGCAGCCGCTGCATCCGGTCCGGAGTCGCGTCACCGGCCGCCTCCGCGAGGGTCCAGCCGTTCTTCGCCGCCAACGGCGACAGCAACCCGACCGAATAGCTGA
- a CDS encoding sulfotransferase domain-containing protein: protein MVSTPAKCGTTWTQTICALLIFQTPELPARLDDLTYWLDMLTRSRDDIFAFYEAQRHRRIIKTHTPIDGLPIHDGVTYVAVGRDPRDVAISWDAHFQNVAQEAFGAMLAAGGSPTQEPADTAPAPAESAYNRFWAWLEDTSVQVGLPSMLHHLSGFWAERERPNVLLLHYDDLKSDLEGQMRFLAERLRIEVPESRWPDLVRAATFDSMRGRAEALTPVTAMWRDPKRFFNQGVSGQWRDLLDEDDLRRYEDRVAKLAEPDLIDWLHRGPIVPAR, encoded by the coding sequence GTGGTTTCGACCCCCGCGAAATGCGGGACGACGTGGACCCAGACGATCTGCGCCCTGTTGATCTTCCAGACACCGGAGCTGCCGGCACGGCTGGACGACCTCACCTACTGGCTCGACATGTTGACTCGCAGCCGGGACGACATCTTCGCGTTCTACGAGGCGCAGCGCCATCGCCGTATCATCAAGACCCATACGCCCATCGACGGACTGCCCATCCATGATGGGGTGACCTACGTCGCGGTCGGTCGGGATCCCCGGGACGTCGCGATCTCCTGGGACGCCCATTTCCAGAACGTCGCCCAAGAGGCCTTCGGCGCGATGCTGGCGGCCGGCGGTAGCCCGACCCAGGAGCCCGCCGATACGGCTCCGGCGCCTGCGGAGTCCGCGTACAACCGGTTCTGGGCCTGGCTGGAGGACACCAGTGTGCAGGTGGGCCTGCCGTCGATGCTGCACCACCTGTCGGGGTTCTGGGCCGAGCGGGAGCGGCCCAACGTGCTGCTGCTGCACTACGACGATCTGAAGTCAGATCTTGAAGGCCAGATGAGGTTCCTCGCCGAGCGCCTCCGAATCGAGGTGCCGGAGTCGCGGTGGCCGGATCTGGTGCGGGCGGCGACATTCGACTCGATGCGCGGCCGGGCGGAGGCGCTGACCCCGGTCACGGCGATGTGGCGCGATCCGAAGCGGTTCTTCAACCAGGGTGTCAGCGGCCAGTGGCGGGACCTGCTCGACGAAGATGACCTGCGACGATACGAGGATCGGGTCGCGAAGCTGGCCGAGCCCGACCTCATCGACTGGTTGCACCGCGGCCCCATCGTCCCCGCCCGCTGA
- a CDS encoding alpha,alpha-trehalose-phosphate synthase (UDP-forming), whose protein sequence is MRQSSLVVMANRLPVDDSVAPDGACEWRRSPGGLVSALHPLLKHTPATWIGWAGGTGPAPALPDVDGVRLHTVPLTPEDFRDHYEGFANATLWPLYHDAVEQPEHHRRWWEAYQRVNRRFAEAAAAVTEPGGVVWVQDYHLQLVPALLRDLRPDLRIGFFLHVPFPPPELFMQLPRRAELLRGILGADLVGFQRAHAAHNFAQLVAKVIGVPATDRQVEVDGRTVRVGAFPVSIDTAEMAALAARPDVVARADRLRNDLGDPEHVILSVDRMDYTKGIEQRLKAYSELIASGDVKVQDTVMVQVAVPSRERVGQYQILRDRVEREVGRINGEFGRVGEPAIHYLTQPFDRAELAALYRMADVLAVTPLRDGMNLVAKEYVAARVDDSGTLLLSEFAGAAAELSQAYLVNPHDLEGLKQGLLAALQADPADAAARMRAMREHLHRYDIRSWARSYLSALDENGSLLHEMITD, encoded by the coding sequence ATGCGACAGAGTTCCCTCGTGGTGATGGCCAACCGCCTGCCCGTCGACGACAGCGTGGCGCCCGACGGTGCGTGCGAGTGGCGCCGCAGCCCCGGCGGCCTGGTGAGCGCCCTGCACCCGCTGCTGAAACACACCCCCGCGACCTGGATCGGCTGGGCCGGCGGCACCGGTCCGGCGCCCGCCCTGCCCGACGTGGACGGCGTCCGGCTGCACACCGTCCCCCTCACCCCGGAGGACTTCCGGGACCACTACGAGGGCTTCGCGAACGCCACCCTCTGGCCGCTCTACCACGACGCGGTCGAGCAGCCCGAGCACCACCGGCGCTGGTGGGAGGCGTACCAGCGGGTCAACCGGCGGTTCGCCGAGGCCGCCGCCGCGGTGACCGAGCCGGGCGGCGTGGTCTGGGTGCAGGACTACCACCTGCAACTGGTGCCCGCCCTGCTCCGCGACCTCCGCCCCGACCTGCGGATCGGCTTCTTCCTGCACGTGCCGTTCCCACCGCCCGAGCTGTTCATGCAACTCCCCCGCCGGGCCGAGCTGCTGCGCGGGATCCTCGGCGCGGACCTGGTCGGTTTCCAGCGCGCCCATGCCGCGCACAACTTCGCGCAACTGGTGGCCAAGGTCATCGGCGTGCCCGCCACCGACCGGCAGGTCGAGGTGGACGGCCGCACCGTGCGGGTGGGTGCCTTCCCCGTCTCCATCGACACCGCCGAGATGGCGGCGCTGGCCGCCCGGCCGGACGTGGTGGCCCGTGCCGACCGGCTCCGCAACGACCTCGGCGACCCGGAACACGTGATCCTCAGCGTCGACCGGATGGACTACACCAAGGGCATCGAGCAGCGGCTCAAGGCGTACAGCGAGTTGATCGCCAGCGGTGACGTCAAAGTCCAGGACACGGTCATGGTGCAGGTGGCCGTGCCCAGCAGGGAGCGGGTCGGGCAGTACCAGATCCTCCGGGACCGGGTCGAACGCGAGGTCGGGCGGATCAACGGCGAGTTCGGCCGGGTCGGCGAGCCGGCGATCCACTACCTCACCCAGCCCTTCGACCGGGCTGAACTGGCCGCCCTCTACCGGATGGCCGACGTGCTGGCGGTGACCCCGCTGCGGGACGGGATGAACCTGGTGGCCAAGGAGTACGTCGCCGCCCGCGTGGACGACTCCGGGACCCTCCTGCTCAGCGAGTTCGCCGGGGCGGCGGCGGAGCTGTCCCAGGCCTACCTGGTCAACCCGCACGACCTGGAGGGACTCAAGCAGGGCTTGCTCGCGGCCCTGCAGGCCGACCCGGCGGACGCGGCTGCCCGGATGCGAGCGATGCGCGAACACCTGCACCGGTACGACATCCGTTCCTGGGCCCGCTCCTACCTCAGCGCGCTGGACGAGAACGGTTCACTGCTGCACGAAATGATCACCGACTGA
- a CDS encoding lysophospholipid acyltransferase family protein has protein sequence MLYWLMKYVILGPWLRLIFRPHVEGFAHLPATGPVILASNHLSFSDSIFLPLIVPRRVTFVAKAEYFTGKGIKGWLTRLFFVGTGTLPIDRSGGRAAQAALDAQLAILRAGGVAGIYPEGTRSPDGRLYRGKTGVARLALESGAPVVPVVMLNLDEIQPPGKLLPKVAQVKIRFGAPLDFSRYAGMAGGRFVERAVTDEIMYELMELSGREYVDIYAQKIKNQQATPVPA, from the coding sequence GTGCTGTACTGGCTGATGAAGTACGTCATCCTCGGTCCCTGGCTGAGGCTGATCTTCCGACCTCACGTCGAGGGCTTCGCGCACCTGCCCGCCACCGGGCCGGTGATCCTGGCCAGCAACCACCTCTCCTTCTCGGACTCGATCTTCCTGCCGTTGATCGTGCCCCGGAGGGTGACCTTCGTCGCCAAGGCCGAGTACTTCACCGGCAAGGGGATCAAGGGTTGGCTGACCCGGCTCTTCTTCGTCGGCACCGGCACCCTGCCGATCGACCGCTCCGGCGGCCGGGCCGCGCAGGCGGCGCTGGACGCGCAGCTCGCGATACTCCGGGCCGGCGGCGTCGCCGGCATCTACCCGGAGGGCACCCGCTCGCCGGACGGCCGTCTCTACCGGGGCAAGACCGGCGTGGCGCGGCTGGCCCTGGAGAGCGGTGCCCCGGTGGTGCCGGTGGTCATGCTCAACCTGGACGAGATCCAGCCCCCGGGCAAGCTCCTGCCCAAGGTCGCCCAGGTGAAGATCCGCTTCGGCGCCCCGCTCGACTTCTCCCGGTACGCCGGCATGGCCGGTGGCCGCTTCGTCGAACGCGCGGTCACCGACGAGATCATGTACGAGCTGATGGAACTCTCCGGTCGGGAGTACGTCGACATCTACGCCCAGAAGATCAAGAACCAGCAGGCGACCCCCGTCCCCGCCTGA
- a CDS encoding ATP-binding protein produces MDGPGGPSTGHFRSPPPRRDAPGRLTRLGSSREVGIAAHCVQCGRRTAPDDRFCGGCGAGLALTCEHCDRPLAPDAAFCTGCGRARSNRDAHPAVRVGGPAPTTPGQEDRRRVSVLFVDLIDFTPYVEQSDPELVRGLQTGFFSAARRVIGQYGGVVEKYIGDAVMALFGAPVATETDALRCVRAGLELQRVLARFAPVGADGLRFRVGVATGEALVDVAAAHHGGQAIVAGDVVNTASRMQSVAPPGGVLVCGTTYGLTRGAIRYEQQPAVTLKGRSSPTEVWLALGAAQRRAPDREPDATPLIDREHELGLLVNALDRATRERMPQLVTVFGRAGIGKSRLVRELYRHTRASADASLTWRTGRCPPFGENVTFAALADIVKSEAGILDTDPATAAAPRLRAAVADLVGPGEADRLVDALCPLVGLPGPTLPAEETQSAWRRFLLALAARRPTVLVFEDLHWADEKMLRLVELLGASARDVPLLVLGTARPELITRDPTWAGTIAGSLTITLPPLRPSGITSLYAHLFGQSAFSPDLINPLVEVADGNPLYAHEYVRMLIEQGFLRQSGRGWLLKKQDGLPIPDNVHAVIANRVDLLDPADRAVLLAASVVGSQFWPGAVAAALGQPVEAVERALRRLGQRDFVVELPASTMAGQAEYQFRHILVRDVCYQRLPRTERVARHERTAYWIDALARGRDTDLAEVLANHRWAAHEIARTLGLDTVRYAAAAREALHRAARRAYTLHALDAAAHHTARALGLADGADPVDRLQLELLGAEISFFRDGAAFLDAGGTETLTDLAERLFTHGDVGCAARAWTLLGRAAWIRADRDTALGRLARAVQLFEGLPDTEQKADAYAELGRLHMLNNESAEAVAAASTAAGIAERLGLVEARVDAQITAATARYQAGDRTGVDELHAAFETARAQRLLALPRAMQNLAYVVCEEGDWVRSNELLTEAAELSGSPGLTTGYSGEAMRAYFEGGFKALLAAADAFVDTPTGRWDMQVRGLRACLRILRDEPVPGERGGSGAGERGGRAGGPGPVLTAVDPQAPRPADDVSDALDTARRSGFRRLHWTTLGISALCRALQGRTGEASELLAELDDSWSAVPALLSGEWIAAAAYAAVLCGRDTAVQVRGMLDRAPHRTPWTDAARQTVTAALAATDGDHGRAGQLYGAAAELYGRIPAVTDRMLALALAAKELERAGDPAGAATVLGEVRAFALRNRAPGLLRLGDPARPTYSSPTLAC; encoded by the coding sequence GTGGACGGTCCCGGTGGGCCGTCGACCGGCCACTTTCGGTCACCGCCGCCCCGGCGTGACGCGCCCGGCCGGCTCACTCGGCTCGGATCGTCCCGGGAGGTTGGCATCGCCGCCCACTGTGTCCAGTGCGGCCGACGCACTGCGCCCGATGACCGCTTCTGCGGTGGCTGCGGTGCGGGACTGGCCCTCACCTGCGAGCACTGCGACCGGCCGCTCGCCCCGGACGCGGCCTTCTGCACCGGCTGCGGCCGGGCCCGGTCGAACCGCGACGCGCACCCGGCGGTCCGGGTCGGCGGCCCCGCCCCGACCACACCGGGGCAGGAGGACCGGCGCCGGGTCAGCGTCCTCTTCGTCGATCTGATCGACTTCACCCCGTACGTGGAACAGTCCGATCCGGAACTGGTCCGGGGGTTGCAGACCGGCTTCTTCTCCGCCGCCCGACGGGTGATCGGCCAGTACGGCGGGGTGGTGGAGAAGTACATCGGGGATGCGGTGATGGCCCTCTTCGGTGCGCCGGTCGCGACCGAGACCGACGCGCTGCGCTGCGTCCGGGCCGGGTTGGAGCTGCAACGCGTGTTGGCCCGCTTCGCTCCGGTGGGTGCCGACGGACTCCGCTTCCGGGTCGGAGTGGCCACCGGCGAGGCGCTGGTGGACGTGGCCGCCGCACACCACGGCGGTCAGGCCATCGTGGCCGGGGACGTGGTCAACACCGCCTCGCGCATGCAGTCGGTCGCCCCGCCCGGCGGCGTGCTGGTCTGCGGTACGACGTACGGGCTCACCCGGGGCGCGATCCGCTACGAGCAGCAGCCGGCGGTCACCCTGAAGGGGCGCTCGTCGCCGACCGAGGTGTGGCTGGCGCTCGGCGCGGCCCAGCGGCGCGCGCCGGACCGGGAACCCGACGCCACTCCGCTGATCGACCGGGAACACGAACTGGGCCTGCTGGTCAACGCGCTGGACCGGGCGACCCGGGAGCGGATGCCGCAGCTGGTGACGGTGTTCGGCCGGGCCGGGATCGGCAAGAGCCGACTGGTGCGGGAACTGTACCGGCACACCCGGGCCAGCGCGGACGCGTCGCTGACCTGGCGTACCGGTCGGTGCCCGCCGTTCGGCGAGAACGTCACGTTCGCCGCGCTGGCGGACATCGTCAAGTCCGAGGCCGGCATCCTCGACACCGATCCGGCCACGGCCGCCGCGCCCCGCCTGCGGGCCGCGGTGGCCGACCTGGTCGGGCCGGGCGAGGCGGACCGGCTGGTGGACGCGTTGTGCCCGCTGGTCGGCCTGCCGGGGCCGACGCTGCCGGCCGAGGAGACCCAGTCCGCGTGGCGACGGTTCCTGCTGGCCCTGGCCGCCCGCCGGCCCACCGTGCTGGTCTTCGAGGACCTGCACTGGGCCGACGAGAAGATGCTGCGCCTGGTCGAGCTGCTCGGGGCCTCGGCGCGCGACGTGCCGCTGCTGGTGCTCGGCACCGCCCGGCCCGAGCTGATCACCCGGGACCCGACCTGGGCGGGCACCATCGCCGGGTCGCTGACCATCACCCTGCCGCCGCTGCGTCCGAGCGGGATCACCTCGCTGTACGCGCACCTGTTCGGCCAGTCCGCCTTCTCCCCCGACCTGATCAACCCGCTGGTCGAGGTCGCCGACGGCAACCCGCTCTACGCGCACGAGTACGTGCGGATGCTGATCGAGCAGGGCTTCCTGCGCCAGTCGGGGCGGGGCTGGCTGTTGAAGAAGCAGGACGGGCTACCGATCCCGGACAACGTGCACGCGGTGATCGCCAACCGGGTCGACCTGCTCGATCCGGCCGACCGGGCGGTGCTGCTGGCCGCCTCGGTGGTCGGCAGCCAGTTCTGGCCCGGTGCGGTCGCCGCCGCGCTCGGGCAGCCGGTCGAGGCGGTGGAGCGGGCGTTGCGCCGGCTGGGTCAGCGGGACTTCGTCGTCGAACTGCCCGCGTCCACCATGGCCGGGCAGGCCGAGTACCAGTTCCGGCACATCCTGGTCCGGGACGTCTGCTACCAGCGGCTGCCCCGCACCGAACGGGTCGCCCGGCACGAGCGGACCGCCTACTGGATCGACGCGCTGGCCCGGGGGCGGGACACCGACCTGGCCGAGGTGCTGGCCAACCACCGCTGGGCGGCGCACGAGATCGCCCGCACCCTCGGGCTGGACACCGTCCGGTACGCCGCGGCGGCGCGCGAGGCGCTGCACCGGGCGGCGCGGCGCGCGTACACCCTGCACGCCCTGGACGCGGCGGCGCACCACACGGCCCGGGCGCTCGGCCTGGCCGACGGCGCCGACCCGGTGGACCGGCTCCAGCTGGAGCTGCTCGGCGCGGAGATCTCGTTCTTCCGCGACGGCGCGGCGTTCCTCGACGCCGGTGGCACCGAGACCCTCACCGACCTGGCCGAGCGGCTCTTCACACACGGCGATGTCGGCTGTGCCGCGCGGGCCTGGACGCTGCTCGGTCGCGCGGCGTGGATCCGGGCCGACCGGGACACCGCGCTGGGCCGGCTGGCCCGGGCGGTCCAACTGTTCGAGGGGCTGCCCGACACCGAGCAGAAGGCGGACGCCTACGCCGAGCTGGGACGGCTGCACATGCTCAACAACGAGAGCGCGGAGGCGGTGGCGGCGGCCAGCACCGCCGCCGGGATCGCCGAGCGCCTCGGGCTGGTGGAGGCCCGGGTGGACGCGCAGATCACCGCCGCCACGGCCCGCTACCAGGCCGGCGACCGGACCGGGGTGGACGAGCTGCACGCGGCGTTCGAGACCGCGCGGGCGCAGCGGCTGCTCGCCCTGCCCCGGGCGATGCAGAACCTCGCCTACGTGGTCTGCGAGGAGGGCGACTGGGTCCGCTCCAACGAGCTGCTCACCGAGGCGGCGGAGTTGTCCGGCTCCCCCGGGCTGACCACCGGGTACTCCGGCGAGGCGATGCGGGCGTACTTCGAGGGCGGGTTCAAGGCGCTGCTGGCCGCCGCGGACGCCTTCGTGGACACCCCGACCGGCCGGTGGGACATGCAGGTCCGCGGGTTGCGTGCCTGCCTGCGGATCCTCCGGGACGAGCCGGTGCCCGGCGAACGGGGCGGGTCCGGGGCGGGCGAGCGGGGCGGCCGGGCGGGCGGGCCGGGACCGGTACTGACCGCGGTGGACCCCCAGGCGCCCCGGCCGGCCGACGACGTCAGCGACGCGCTGGACACCGCGCGGCGCAGCGGGTTCCGGCGGTTGCACTGGACCACGCTCGGCATCAGCGCGCTCTGCCGGGCGTTGCAGGGCCGTACCGGCGAGGCCTCGGAGCTGCTGGCGGAGCTGGACGACTCGTGGTCGGCGGTGCCGGCGCTGCTCAGCGGTGAGTGGATCGCGGCGGCGGCGTACGCGGCGGTGCTCTGCGGACGGGACACGGCGGTGCAGGTACGCGGGATGCTGGACCGGGCTCCGCACCGGACGCCGTGGACCGACGCCGCGCGGCAGACCGTGACCGCGGCGCTGGCCGCGACCGACGGCGACCACGGTCGGGCCGGCCAGCTCTACGGTGCCGCCGCCGAGCTGTACGGGCGGATCCCGGCGGTGACCGACCGGATGCTGGCACTCGCCCTCGCCGCGAAGGAGCTGGAACGGGCGGGCGACCCGGCGGGTGCGGCCACCGTCCTGGGCGAGGTGCGCGCGTTCGCGCTGCGCAACCGCGCCCCCGGTCTGCTCCGCCTCGGCGACCCGGCCCGTCCCACCTACTCCTCCCCCACCCTGGCCTGCTGA
- a CDS encoding Crp/Fnr family transcriptional regulator, which produces MEMRLPEPGDALTGVEMFAGLEPEVRQRVIAAAVPRTYRKGQLLFVENDPGESLIVLRRGAVAVFRTAPTGERAVLSVIRPPDVLGEVSLLDASTRSASAEAIEDCSALALSRPAFMELVHSNPRILDAVMRSLGALIRRLTEQNADHVFLDLPGRVAKTLVRLAGESQAPMITIELNQSQLAEMAGGSRQSVNQAIGSFASRGWLRTEGRRIVVTDVAALRRRAGMADR; this is translated from the coding sequence GTGGAAATGCGCCTGCCGGAGCCGGGTGACGCGCTCACGGGAGTGGAGATGTTCGCCGGCCTGGAGCCGGAGGTCCGTCAGCGGGTGATCGCGGCGGCGGTACCGCGCACCTACCGCAAGGGGCAGTTGCTCTTCGTGGAGAACGACCCCGGCGAGTCTTTGATCGTGCTCCGCAGGGGCGCGGTCGCGGTGTTCCGAACCGCCCCGACCGGGGAGCGGGCCGTGCTGTCGGTGATCCGGCCACCGGACGTGCTCGGCGAGGTTTCCCTGCTCGACGCCTCGACCCGCTCGGCGTCCGCCGAGGCGATCGAGGACTGCAGCGCCCTGGCGCTGTCCCGACCGGCCTTCATGGAGCTGGTGCACTCCAACCCGCGCATCCTGGACGCGGTGATGCGCTCACTGGGCGCCCTGATCCGCCGGCTGACCGAGCAGAACGCCGATCACGTCTTCCTCGACCTGCCCGGACGGGTGGCCAAGACGCTGGTCCGGCTGGCGGGGGAGAGCCAGGCTCCGATGATCACGATCGAGCTGAACCAGTCCCAGCTGGCGGAGATGGCCGGCGGCTCCCGGCAGAGCGTCAACCAGGCGATCGGCTCGTTCGCCAGCCGGGGTTGGCTGCGGACCGAGGGACGCCGGATCGTGGTGACCGACGTGGCGGCGCTCCGCCGCCGGGCGGGCATGGCCGACCGCTGA
- a CDS encoding polyadenylate-specific 3'-exoribonuclease AS: MVYRYFYDCEFIEDGRTIDLVSIGVVDEFGREFYAVSTEFDDTRAVPWVRRNVLDKLPSPADRAWRSRERIRADLLDFLVEPVRGRPDEQIELWAWYAAYDHVALAQLWGSMITLPREIPRFTKELRQLWDDRGRPSLPAAEAARHDALVDARHNLARWRAMTGD, encoded by the coding sequence ATGGTCTACCGCTATTTCTACGACTGTGAGTTCATCGAGGACGGCCGCACCATCGACCTCGTGTCGATCGGCGTCGTCGACGAGTTCGGCCGCGAGTTCTACGCGGTCTCCACCGAGTTCGACGACACCCGCGCGGTGCCCTGGGTGCGTCGCAACGTGCTCGACAAGCTGCCCTCGCCCGCCGACAGGGCGTGGCGGTCCCGGGAGCGCATCCGGGCGGACCTGCTCGACTTCCTGGTCGAACCGGTCCGTGGCCGGCCGGACGAGCAGATCGAACTCTGGGCGTGGTACGCCGCGTACGACCACGTGGCGCTCGCCCAGCTCTGGGGCTCGATGATCACCCTGCCCCGGGAGATCCCCCGGTTCACCAAGGAGCTTCGTCAGCTCTGGGACGACCGGGGTCGTCCGTCGTTGCCGGCGGCCGAGGCGGCCCGGCACGACGCGCTGGTCGACGCCCGGCACAACCTCGCCCGTTGGCGGGCGATGACCGGCGACTGA
- a CDS encoding pyridoxamine 5'-phosphate oxidase family protein has translation MGSEPTTDAEARQRITELVRAARVCMLTTIAVDGRQVSRPMVLQETEFDGDLWFLTRADSAKVRQIRVNPEVNAAFGDQRGQTWLSVSGTAREESDRADVERLWHPALRVWFPDGPGTPGLTLIKVHASSAEYWDSPSSTVVNLLGAARAAVTGRTPRPGGNHTVSY, from the coding sequence ATGGGTTCTGAGCCGACGACGGACGCCGAGGCCCGGCAGCGGATCACCGAACTGGTCCGCGCCGCACGCGTCTGCATGCTCACCACGATCGCCGTCGACGGCCGGCAGGTCAGTCGTCCGATGGTGCTTCAGGAGACGGAGTTCGACGGTGACCTGTGGTTCCTCACCCGGGCGGACTCGGCCAAGGTCCGGCAGATCCGGGTCAATCCGGAGGTCAACGCGGCCTTCGGTGACCAGCGGGGACAGACCTGGCTCTCCGTCTCCGGCACCGCCCGAGAGGAGAGCGACCGGGCCGACGTCGAGCGGCTCTGGCACCCGGCGCTGCGGGTGTGGTTCCCGGACGGCCCGGGTACGCCCGGACTGACGCTGATCAAGGTGCACGCCAGTTCGGCCGAGTACTGGGACTCGCCGAGCAGCACGGTGGTCAACCTGCTCGGTGCCGCCCGGGCGGCGGTGACCGGCCGGACGCCCCGGCCCGGCGGCAACCACACAGTCAGTTACTGA